In Sphingomonas profundi, the sequence CAGCCGGTCGTACAGCAGCCGCGGCCCGACGTTCGCGGCGACCAGCGGTGCCACGATCTCCTCGCCGCTTTCCAGCCGGACGCCCGCGACCCTGCCGCCGTCGACGAGCACGCGCGCGACCGGCGCCTCCAGCGTGATCTCCACCCCGGCATCGCGGCAGGCCGCCGCCATCGCCTGGGTGATCGCGCCCATGCCGCCCACGGCGTGGCCCCAGGCGCCCTTCTTGCCGTTGACCTCGCCGAAGACGTGGTGGAGCAGCACATAGGCCGATCCCGGCGTGTCCGGGCTCGCATAATTGCCCACCACCGCATCGAAGCCGAAGGCCGCCTTCACCGCCTCGCTCTCGAACCAGCCGTCGAGGAAGGTGCGCGCCGACTTGACGAACAGGTCCAGCACGTCGCGTTGGCGCTCGATCGACAGGCCGGCGAGCCGTCGTCCCTGCCGCACCGCATCGATCAGCGTCCGCGCGCCCTCGCCGACATTGGGCGGAGCCTTCATCGCCAGATCGCGCAGCACCTCGGCCACGCCTTCCAGCGCGTCGTAATAGGCCGGCAGCGTCTCGGCATCCTTCGTCGAGAAGCGCCGGAACTCGGCCTGCGTGCGCGCCAACCCGCCGCCCAGCTTCAGGTAGCCGCCGTCGGGCTGCGGCAGGAAATTGGAGATCGGCCGCTCGATCACGCGATAGCCGCGCGCGACCAGCCCCATGTCGGCGATCACCTTGGGCTGGAGCAGGCTGACGGTGTAGCTGGCGGTGGAATTGCGGAAGCCGGGATGGAACTCCTCCGTCACCGCCGCGCCGCCGACGACATGGCGCCGCTCCAGCACGCGCACCTTCAGTCCGGCACGGGCGAGATAGAAGGCGCAGACGAGGCCGTTATGCCCGCCGCCGAGGACGAGGGCATCGTAGCGCTCGGTCATGCCGGCTGCACCGCGCGCGGGCGCCGGCTCCAGCCCGGCAGCGGTGGCTGTGGGTGCCGCGCCTCCGGGATCAGGCGGCGGATGCGGCCGGCGAAGGCGCGCAGCGCGACCTCGCTCTCGCTCAGCGGCCCGGCGGTGAAGCTGGCCGAGGCCATGCCCTGCTGCACGCGTGCGACCAGCCCGGTGTCCTCCGCATTGACCTGCCGGTTGATCCGCCAGTTGAGATAGCGCGCCGCCTTCATCTCGCGACGCCCGTCTGGAAGGGCATAAGCGATCTCGCGGATCAGTGTCTCGGTGGGCGAGACGGGCAGCCACTGCATGAAGTCGACCTGATCCGGATAGATGTCGAAGGCGACGTTCGGCCACAGCTTGAAATAGGTCCACAGCCGCTGCCGCGCGGGTGGCAGATGGGGCACGTCGGGCAGGAAATGCTGGTACGCGCGCTCTGAGCGGTCGGCCGAGGGGCGCTGCTCGATCGGCCCCCACATCTTGTCGACGAGGCCCGTCGACTCGACGCCATAGCCGTCGCCCATCAGCCGCCGGAGGCCGGGATGCGCCACGGTAATGTGCAGGCCGTCGGAATAATTGTCGCCGATATTCTTCCAGTTCACCGCGCGCGGCCGCAGCGTGACCCGCCCGAAGGCGCGCAGGTCGGCGAAGCGGTAGGGCGCGACCTCCGCCTCGTAGGGCGCCATCATCGTCGCGACCGAAGGGCCGCCGTCATCCTCCAGCCGGACGAAGACGAAGCCGTGCCACAGCTCGATCGCGACGCCGACGAGCCCCTGCGCCGCCATGTCCAACGTCGGATAGCTGGCGCGCATCGGCACCCCCGCCAAGCGCCCGTCCAGGTCATAGGTCCAGGCGTGATAGGGGCAGACGATCCTGCGCGTGCAGCCGGAAGGCCCGTCAAGCAGGCGCGCGCCGCGATGCCGGCAGACGTTGGTGAATGCGCGCAAGGCGCCATCCTGCCCCCGGATCACCACCACGCTCTCGCCGAGATAGTCGAGCGTGTGGAAATCGCCGACGTTCGGCACATCGCTTTCGTGGCACACCACCTGCCACGACGGCCGCATCACCCGCGCCATCTCGACAGCGAAATATTCGGGATCGGCATAGGTCCACGCCGGCAGGCCCCAGCCGGCGTCGGGATCGGGCACGTCGTGCGCGTGGAGATCGGCGATCATGGATTTTCCGTCACTGCTATTGGACAGTTGTAAAACAAGCGCGCATCCAGCACAACAGCGCTTGGTTCGGGAGGTGACATGGCCCTATCGAAGATGCTGATCGGCGTGGCGGCGGCCCTGCTCGCGATGCCCGCGCAGGCCGCGACCAGCTATGTCCGCGCGGGCCGCCTGATCGATACCGAGAAGGGTGTCGTGCTGACGGACCGGCTGATCCGCATCGATGACGGTCGCGTCGCCGCGATCATGCCCTATGCGCCGCCACCCGCCGGTGCGACCGTGCTCGACTGGTCGGGCTATACCGTGCTGCCCGGCTTGATCGACATGCACACCCATCTCGCCGACTGGGGCCAGACCAACAACGTCGCCGAACCGCTGCTGCACAGCGCGCAGGAGATCGCCTATGTCGGTGCGCGCAACGCCCGGACGACCCTGCGCGCCGGCTTCACCAGCGTTCACGATGTCGGCTGCTTCCGCGCGTTCAGCGATGTCGAGCTGCGCAACGCGATCGCGCGCGGCGATGTCGAGGGGCCGCGGATGAGCGTGGTCGGCGCCTATATCACCACGCCGGGCGGCGGCGGCGAGGTGACGGGCTTCGCGCCCGACGTGACGGTGCCCGCCGACATGCGCGTCGGCGTGGCGAGCGGGCCGGACGAGGTGCGGCGCAAGGTGAACTACCTGTTCCAGCACGGCGTCGACTCGATCAAGCTGATCGCCACCGGCGCGGTGCTGGCCGAGGGCACCGAGCCCGGCCAGCAGGAACTGACCGAGGCCGAGATGCACGCCGCGGTCGAAGCGGCGGCGGCGCGGGGCGGGTGGGTGACGGCGCACGCCCACGGCGCCGAGGGGATCAAGGCGGCGATCCGCGCCGGCGTCCGCTCGATCGAGCACGCCTCGCTGATCGACGACGAAGGCATCGCGCTGGCCAAGGCGAAGGGCGTGTTCCTCGACATGGACGTCTACAATGGCGACTATATCGAGGAGATCGGCACGAAGGAGGGCTGGCCCGCCGGCTATCTGCGCAAGAACCGCGAGACCACCGATGCGCAGCGCGCGGGTTTCGCCAAGGCGGTGAAGGCGGGGGTGAAGCTCAGCTTCGGCACCGATGCCGGCGTCTATCCGCACGGCAAGAACGCGCGCCAGTTCAGATATATGGTCCGCTTCGGCATGACCCCGATGCAGGCGATCCAGGCGGCCACGGTGACTTCGGCGGCACTGCTCGGGTGGAGCCGCGATGTCGGCGCGCTCTCGCCCGGCCATTATGCCGACATGGTCGCGGTGGCGCGCGATCCGCTGGCCGACGTAAGCGCGCTGGAGTCAGTCGACCATGTGATGAAGGGCGGAGCGGTGGTCCGCTAGGCCGCGATCCGCCGCAAAGCCGCATTGCACAGCGCCAGCGCCTGTTCCGGCGGCAGCCGATCGGGCGCGAGGCAGAAGTCCAGCCAGATGCCGTCCATCACCGCCGACAGGATCGGCACCGCCTGCCTGTCCGGCATCGGCCTGTCACCCGGCAACCGGCGCAGGGCCGATGTCAGCAGCGCCCGCAGGCGATCGTTGTAGCTTTCGCTCACGCCGGCGAAATCGGCGTTGCCGCGCACCAGGGTCCAGAAGGCGATCCATGCGCCGAGGATGTCCTTGCTCGCCCAGTCGTCGAAGAACAGAACCGCGAAGAAGCGATCGAACGCCGCCCACGGATCCAGCGCGGGCTCGGCCAGCGCCGCCTCGAACCTGGCGATGAAATGGTCGCACAGCTGCTGGTAGGTCTCCAGCAGCAGATTTTCGGGATTGACGAAATAATGCCGCAGCAGGCCGTGCGACACCCCCGCGCGCCGGCAGATCTCGCGCCCGGTCGCCCCGCGCGGGCCGAGTTCGGCGAGGCAGCGCATCGTCACTTCCAGCAGATCCCGCCGGCGCAGTTCGGGCGCCTGTCGCGCGGGCCGGGCCAGGATCCGCGTCATCAGGCGAACGCCGCCTCGCGCGCGGCGCGGCGGCGCGATGCGGCGTAGATCGCCCAGCCGATGCCGAGCAGCATCGCGGTGAGGCCGAGGATCTTGGCGACGGCGAGCGGCTTGTTCGGCTCGTCCGCCGCCGGCATGCTCGCCAGGAGGATACCGGCCAGCGTCGTCACCAGCCCGAGGCAGGCCAGCGCCGTCGACGAGACCCGCCCGCCGGGCAGCCGCCAGATCTCCGGCCCGGCCGGCTCCCGCTGCAACCTGATCACGGCGAGGAACACCAGCGCGAAGGGGATGAAGGCGGCGATGATACCCATGCTGACCAGCACGTCATACGCCCCCTTCACCCCGGTGCCCAGCTGTCCCAGAACGACGAACAGCGCCCCCAGCCCGCCCTGCAGCATCAGCGCGACATAAGGCGTGCCCCAGCGCGGGTGGACCCGCCCGAACACCGGCGGCAGCGATCGCTCGATCCCGATCACGAAGGGTATCCGCGCCGCCGCGCCGAGGAAACCGCTCGCCGCGCCGAGATTGCCGATCGTGATCAGGATCGCCAGCGGCACGATCACCCATGCCATGTTCAGCTTCAGCGCGGTGGCCGCACCCGCCTGAATCAGGCCCTGCAACGTGTTCACCTCGCTCGCCGGCATCGCCACCAGCACCGCGACCGTGCCGACGACGTAGCAGAAGACGATGATCGCCCCGCCCACGATCAGCGCGCGCGGGATCGTGCGGCGCGCGTCCTTGATCTCGCCGCTCATGAACGATGCCGCCTCGCACCCCGAGAGGGCGAAGGTGAGCGAGGCCCAGAACAGCATGTCCTTGATCTGCACGCTCGGCGTCATCGTCGTCGCGGAGAAATCGGTCGCCGATCCGAAGCGCGTCCACGCCAGCGCGCCCATCGCGATCACGATCAGCGCCGGCAGCCACATCCCCACCGCGCCGACATTGTTCATCCACTTGGCGAAGCGCAGGCCGAAGATGTTGAGCGCCGTGATCGCGGCCAGCGCCACCAGCGAGAACAGCATGAAATAGGCCGGGTCGTCGTGCAGGTGCCGCCAGCTCTCCCCGCCGATGAAGAGCGCATTGCCCGCATCGAAATAGAAGACCGCCGGAAAATAGGGCAGGTTCGAGGTGAAATAGCTCCACCCCGCCATGAAGCCGGCGAGCGGGCCGAACGCCTGCCTCGTCCAGATGTAGAGCCCGCCCTCCTGCGGATAGCGCGACGACAGCTCGATCACCGCGCAGGCCAGCGGTACGAAGAAGCACAGCATCGCGCCGATCCAGATGACGATCGCGCTCGGCCCGGCCGCGGCGGCGGTGGCGATCCAGCGCAGGCTGATCCCGGTGACGACGTAGAAGAGGACGAGATCGGTGAAGCCGAGCACGCGCGGCGGATGTGCTCCCGATCCCGCGCCCGCCATCCGCTACCGCCTCCGCCCGAGATCTTTGAGCACCGCCTGCGCCGCATTATGCCCCGGCGCGCCGGTCACGCCGCCGCCAGGATGCGCGCCGGCCCCGCATAGATACAGCCCCGCGATCGGCGAGCGATATTGCGAGTAGCCCGGCACCGGCCGCATCGAGAACAGCTGCCCCAGGTTCAGATCGCCGTGAAAGATGTTGCCTTCGGTGAGGTCGTAGGTCCGCTCCAGATCCAGCGGGCTGAGCAGCCGCCGCGCCACGATCAGGCCGGGCAGGTCGGGCATGTGCCGTGCGATCTGCGCGACGATGCGATCGATCAGCTCCTCGCGCCGGCCGTCCCAATCGCCCTCGGCCAGATCGAACGGCAGATATTGGATGAAGCAGGTCATCACCTGCTGGCCGGGCGGGCACAGGCCGGGATCGACCAGACTGGGAAGGACGCAGTCGATCCACAGTTCGTCGGCGATCGCGCCGCGCCGCGCCGCCTCGGCGATCCGCTGCGCGCCTTCCAGGCTGGGGGTGATCGAGAGCAGGCTGCGCTCGGCCGGCGTGGCATCGGCCGGGCGGCCGGGCACGGTCGGTTCGCCGGACAGGACGAGGTTGAGCTTGGCGCACGGGCCGGCCATCCTGATCGCGGCGATGTCGCGGCGGAAATCGTCGGCAAGATGCTCGGGCGCGACCAGGCCGAGGAAGGTGCGCTTGGGGTCGGCGTTCGACAGCACCGCCCGCGCGCTCACCGTGCGCCCGTCGGCCAGCGTGACGCCGGTGGCGCGCGCGTGATCGATCCGGATCGATGCGACGGGCGCGTCCGTCACCAGTTCCGCGCCATGCGCCCGCGCCGCAGAGGCGATCGCGGCGGTGATCGCGCCCATTCCGCCCATGACATGGCCGTTGAAGCCCTGCACCGCATCGTCCCCGCCGGCGAGCAGGTGGAACAGCAGGCCGCCCGCCGATCCGGGATCATAGGGGCCGCCATGCTTGCCGTAGACGTTGTTGGCCAGGATCATCCGCTTGACCGCCGCCGACTCGAAATGGCGGTCGAGGAAATCACCGAGGCTGCCGGTGAGGAAGGCGATCAGCCGCGCCATCTCCGGCCCCTGCATCCGGCGGAAGCGTCTGGCGACGCGCCAGCCTTCCTTCAGCCGCGCAACCCCGGTGGCGGCAAGATCGGGCGGCGGTTCGAGAAAGAAGGGCTGGAGGTAGGCGGCAAGCGCCTTCAGCTCGCGCTCGACGCGGACGAACGCCACCGCATCGCGCGGCGAGTAGCGGGCGATCTCGGCGGCGGTGCGATCGGTATCGGCCCACCAGCGGATGATGCTGCCGTCTTCCAGCGGCACGGTCAGTATCGGATCGCACGGCACCATCGCGAGGCCGTGCCGCCCCAGATCGAGATCGCGGATCACGGTGGGCATCAGCATGCTGGCGATGTACGAGCAGGACGAGACGCGGGCGCCCGGCGCGGCGACGGCATCGACCTCCTCGGTCACGCAGGCGCCGCCCAGCACGCCGCGCCGCTCCAGCACGATCACCGATCTGCCGGCCCTGGCGAGATAGGCGGCGGCGGTCAGCCCGTTGTGGCCGCCGCCGACGATGACGGCATCGTAGCCTTCGCGCAAAGCCAATGCCCCTTCGCCCTTCCCGCTTCACGATAGGCAGGTTCGGCGCTATGAGGCAACTGTCTAACAAGGGGCTGCGCGATGGAACCTTCGCTACCCAGCGACGCCTATGTCACCGCCGCGGGCTTCGCCGCCGATGCGGCACGCATCCTGACGCGCGACTGGTTCTGCGCGGGCCGCGTCGAGGATGTCGCGGCGCCCGGCGATCATGTCGTGCTGGAGATCGCAGGCGAGAGCATCCTCGTCACCCGCACCCGCACCGGAGACCTGCGCGCATTCTACAACGTCTGCCGGCATCGTGGATCCAGCCTGTGCGACGGCGCCAACGATGCGCGATGGGGCGTGAGCCTGAACGGCGGTGTGGTCGGCGGGGTGATCCGCTGCCCCTATCACGGCTGGTCCTACGGACTGGACGGCGCGCTGCTGGCAACGCCGCAGATGCGCGTGGACAAGGCGGCGTTCGGCCTCCACCCGGTCGGCGTCGAGACCTGGGGCGGGTTCCTGTTCCTCAATCTCACCCCGGCGACCGCGGCCGATCTCGCCGACGCGCTGGGCGAGGCGCCGCGCCGGCTCGGCAATTATCCGCTTGCGGATCTGCGCACGGGACGGACGATCCGATATGATGTCGCGGCGAACTGGAAGCTGATCCTCGAGAACTACAACGAATGCTATCATTGCGCAGGCGTGCATCCGGAGCTGTGCGATCTGGTTCCCGGATTTCGCGAGGCGGGCGGCAGCCAGCTCGATTGGGAGGCGGGCATTTCCCACCGCCCCGGCGCGACCACCTACACGGCAAGCGGCACCACCGCGCGCGCCACCTTCCCCGGTCTGACCGCCGAGGAACAGGTCCGTCACAAGGGTGAGCTGCTCTATCCCAACCTGATGCTGAGCGTGTCGAGCGATCATGCCGCCGCCTTTCTGCTGTGGCCGCTGGCGGCGGACCGCACCCGCATCGAATGCCGCTTCCTGTTCCACCGCGACGAGATCGCCCGCGACGGTTTCGATCCGGCCGACGCCGTCGACTTCTGGGACATGGTCAATCGCCAGGACTGGGCCGTGTGCGAACGCGTCCAGCGCGGCATGGGCGCGCGCGTCCACGATCACGGCTGGTACTCGCCGATGGAGGATGCCAGCCTCGACATCCGCCGCTACGTCGCGCGCCACGCCGAGTAGCGTGGCGACCGCCGACCTGCCTATAGTCGCGCGGTGACGACCGGAAACGCACGACCGCGCGAGGCGACGGGGACGCTGGAAGCGGCGATCGCTCACACCCGCCTGCTGCTGGCACGCGATCCGGCGCTGGCGCTGGCGCAGACCGAAGAGATATTGCGGGTGGTGCGCGAGGATTCCGCCGCGCTGCTGCTGCGCGGGCAGGCGCTGGCGGCGCTGGGCCGTGCGCGCGAGGCGGTGACGGCGCTGCGCCGGGCGGCCGAGCGCGATCGGGGATCGGCCGGGGTGTGGCGCGCGCTGGCCGACCAGCTCGTCCTCACCGGCGACGGCGCCGCGGCGGACGCGGCCTATGCGCGCGCGATCCGCGCGTCGGTTCACGTGCCGGTGCTGATCGAGGCGGCCGAGGCGCTGGTCGACAATCGCCTCGCGGTGGCCGAACGGCTGCTCAAGCCGCACCTTAAAGCGCATCCCACCGACGTCGCCGCGATCCGCATGCTGGCCGAGCTGGCGGGCCGGATCGGCCGCAACGCCGATGCCGAGGCGCTGCTGAGGCGCGCGATCGAGCTGGCGCCGAGCTTCGCGCCCGCCCGCTTCAATCTCGCCACCCTGCTCTACCGCACCAACCAGCTGCCCGCCGCGCTGGAACAGCTCCGCCGCCTCGCTGCCGAGGAGCCGGGCAACGCCGCCTATCGCAACCTCGCCGCCGCGGCGCTCGCACAACTGGGCGACACCGCGGAGGCGATCGATCATTTCGAGGCGGTGCTGGGCGCACATCCCGATTACACCAGGATCCGCCTGAGCTATGGCCACGCGCTGAAGACGGTAGGCCGGCAGGGCGACAGCGTGGCCGCCTACCGCCGCTGCATCGCCGACGCGCCGGGCTTCGGCGAGGCATGGTGGAGCCTCGCCAACCTCAAGACCGTGCGCCTCGGCGACGACGACGTGGCGGCGATGACGGCGGCACTGGCGCTCCCCACGCTCTCGCCCGAGGATCGCCTTCACCTCCACTTCGCGCTTGGCAAGGCGGAGGAGGATGCCGGTCGCGTCGAGGCGGCGTTCGGCCACTACGCCACCGCCAACCGGCTGCGCCTGGAGCTCGTCCCATATGATCCCGCCGAGACTTGCGAACGCGTCGATCGCACGATCGCCCTGTTCACCGGCCCGTTCCTCGCCGCCCGCGTAAGCCAGGGCTGCCCGGCACCCGATCCGATCTTCGTGCTCGGCATGCCCCGCGCCGGATCGACCCTGATCGAACAGATCCTCGCCAGTCACCCTCGGGTGGAAGGCACGCAGGAACTGCCCGATATCCAGATGATGGCGCAGCGCCTCGGGCTGGACGCGCCGTATCCCGCGTGCCTCGCCACCTTGAACGCCGCCGCCCTTCGCGCGCTCGGCGAGGAGTATCTCGATCGCGCGCGGGCGCACCGCAAGACCGACCGACCCTTCTTCGTCGACAAGATGCCAAACAACTGGCTGCACATCGGGCTGATCCAGCTGATTCTGCCGAACGCCCGGATCGTCGATGCCCGACGTCATCCGATCGCCTGCGGCTTCTCCAATTTCAAACAGCATTTCGCGCGTGGTCAGGCCTTCGCCTATGATCTCGGGCATATGGGGCGTTACTATGCCGACTATGTCAGGCTGATGGCGCATTTCGACGCCGTTCTGCCCGGCCGCATCCACCGCGTCTTTCACGAAGCGCTGGTCGCGGATACCGAAAGCGAGGTGCGCCGCCTGCTCGCCGCTCTCGGCCTGCCGTTCGATCCCGCCTGCCTGCGCTTCCACGAAACCGAGCGGCCGGTGCGCACCGCGAGTTCGGAGCAGGTGCGTCGCCCGATCAGCCGCTCCGGCATCGATGCGTGGCGCGCGTTCGCGCCGTGGCTGGAGCCGTTGCGCACCGCGCTGGGGCCGGTCGTTGCCGAATATCCTCACCCCTGACCGCATCATTGCTGTTGCGCGACAGCCGACTTGACAGCTGTCAAGCAACGCGGGAGCCTGATGCGGCCGCGACAGACGCCGACAAGGCGCGTCGCGCGAAATGGGGGTCACATCATGTCCTGTTCCGCCTCTCGTCCCGCCTTGACCCCGCGCCGCAGCCTGCTGCTGGCGCTGGCCTGTTCCACCAGCCTGATCGCCGCCCCCGCGCTGGCGCAGGAGGCCGGGCAAGGCGTTGCGGATGTCGATCGGCCGGCCGACATCATCGTCACCGCCACCAAGCGTTCCGAGAGCCTGCAGAAGGTGCCGATCAGCATCCAGGTGCTGGGCGAGCAGCTGCTGGATCAGCGCCAGGTCCAGAGTTCCGACGATTATGCCAAGCTGCTGCCCAGCGTCAGCTTCCAGTCGTTCGGCCCCAGCCAGAGCCAGCTCTATTTCCGCGGCGTGACCAGCGGCGGCGACGGTCTTCACGGCGGGTCGCTGCCCACCGCCGGCGTCTATCTGGACGAGACGCCCGTCACCACGATCGCCAACAATGTCGATATCCACATCTACGATATCGCCCGTGTCGAGGCGCTGTCGGGGCCGCAGGGCACCCTGTTCGGCGCGTCGTCGCTGGCCGGCACGCTGCGGATCATCACCAACAAGCCCGATCCGAGCAAGTTTTCCGCCGGCTACGATCTGCAGGGCAACAAGTTCGGCAAGGGCGATTATGGCGGGGTGGGCGAGGCGTTCGTCAACATCCCGCTGTCCGAAGCTGCGGCGATCCGGCTCGTCGGCTTCTACCAGCACGATGGCGGCTACATCGACAACACGCCCGGCACGCGCACCTACACGCTGGGCGATCTGGACGACACCACCAATCTTACCGTCAACAACAATGCGTTGGTGAAGAAGGACTTCAACGACGTCGACACCTATGGCGGCCGCGCCGCGCTGAAGGTGGATCTGGACGAGGATTGGACGGTGACGCCGTCGGTGGTCTACCAGCATCAGAAGACCA encodes:
- a CDS encoding phytoene desaturase family protein, translated to MTERYDALVLGGGHNGLVCAFYLARAGLKVRVLERRHVVGGAAVTEEFHPGFRNSTASYTVSLLQPKVIADMGLVARGYRVIERPISNFLPQPDGGYLKLGGGLARTQAEFRRFSTKDAETLPAYYDALEGVAEVLRDLAMKAPPNVGEGARTLIDAVRQGRRLAGLSIERQRDVLDLFVKSARTFLDGWFESEAVKAAFGFDAVVGNYASPDTPGSAYVLLHHVFGEVNGKKGAWGHAVGGMGAITQAMAAACRDAGVEITLEAPVARVLVDGGRVAGVRLESGEEIVAPLVAANVGPRLLYDRLVDRADLPADFARRIATFKAGSGTFRMNVALSELPRFTALPEAGEHHQSGIIIAPTLDYMDRAFVDAKRHGWSKAPIVEMLIPSTIDDSLAPAGRHVASLFCQQFAPELPDARSWDDEREAAADTIIDTVEAAAPGFRASLIGRQIHSPLDLERKFGLIGGDIMHGNMTLDQLWSARPMLGHGSYRAPIRGLYMCGAGTHPGGGVTGAPGHNAARAILADRGVVGRLLRRQ
- a CDS encoding aromatic ring-hydroxylating oxygenase subunit alpha, translated to MIADLHAHDVPDPDAGWGLPAWTYADPEYFAVEMARVMRPSWQVVCHESDVPNVGDFHTLDYLGESVVVIRGQDGALRAFTNVCRHRGARLLDGPSGCTRRIVCPYHAWTYDLDGRLAGVPMRASYPTLDMAAQGLVGVAIELWHGFVFVRLEDDGGPSVATMMAPYEAEVAPYRFADLRAFGRVTLRPRAVNWKNIGDNYSDGLHITVAHPGLRRLMGDGYGVESTGLVDKMWGPIEQRPSADRSERAYQHFLPDVPHLPPARQRLWTYFKLWPNVAFDIYPDQVDFMQWLPVSPTETLIREIAYALPDGRREMKAARYLNWRINRQVNAEDTGLVARVQQGMASASFTAGPLSESEVALRAFAGRIRRLIPEARHPQPPLPGWSRRPRAVQPA
- a CDS encoding metal-dependent hydrolase family protein, whose translation is MALSKMLIGVAAALLAMPAQAATSYVRAGRLIDTEKGVVLTDRLIRIDDGRVAAIMPYAPPPAGATVLDWSGYTVLPGLIDMHTHLADWGQTNNVAEPLLHSAQEIAYVGARNARTTLRAGFTSVHDVGCFRAFSDVELRNAIARGDVEGPRMSVVGAYITTPGGGGEVTGFAPDVTVPADMRVGVASGPDEVRRKVNYLFQHGVDSIKLIATGAVLAEGTEPGQQELTEAEMHAAVEAAAARGGWVTAHAHGAEGIKAAIRAGVRSIEHASLIDDEGIALAKAKGVFLDMDVYNGDYIEEIGTKEGWPAGYLRKNRETTDAQRAGFAKAVKAGVKLSFGTDAGVYPHGKNARQFRYMVRFGMTPMQAIQAATVTSAALLGWSRDVGALSPGHYADMVAVARDPLADVSALESVDHVMKGGAVVR
- a CDS encoding TetR family transcriptional regulator C-terminal domain-containing protein — protein: MTRILARPARQAPELRRRDLLEVTMRCLAELGPRGATGREICRRAGVSHGLLRHYFVNPENLLLETYQQLCDHFIARFEAALAEPALDPWAAFDRFFAVLFFDDWASKDILGAWIAFWTLVRGNADFAGVSESYNDRLRALLTSALRRLPGDRPMPDRQAVPILSAVMDGIWLDFCLAPDRLPPEQALALCNAALRRIAA
- a CDS encoding APC family permease, with amino-acid sequence MAGAGSGAHPPRVLGFTDLVLFYVVTGISLRWIATAAAAGPSAIVIWIGAMLCFFVPLACAVIELSSRYPQEGGLYIWTRQAFGPLAGFMAGWSYFTSNLPYFPAVFYFDAGNALFIGGESWRHLHDDPAYFMLFSLVALAAITALNIFGLRFAKWMNNVGAVGMWLPALIVIAMGALAWTRFGSATDFSATTMTPSVQIKDMLFWASLTFALSGCEAASFMSGEIKDARRTIPRALIVGGAIIVFCYVVGTVAVLVAMPASEVNTLQGLIQAGAATALKLNMAWVIVPLAILITIGNLGAASGFLGAAARIPFVIGIERSLPPVFGRVHPRWGTPYVALMLQGGLGALFVVLGQLGTGVKGAYDVLVSMGIIAAFIPFALVFLAVIRLQREPAGPEIWRLPGGRVSSTALACLGLVTTLAGILLASMPAADEPNKPLAVAKILGLTAMLLGIGWAIYAASRRRAAREAAFA
- a CDS encoding phytoene desaturase family protein; translation: MALREGYDAVIVGGGHNGLTAAAYLARAGRSVIVLERRGVLGGACVTEEVDAVAAPGARVSSCSYIASMLMPTVIRDLDLGRHGLAMVPCDPILTVPLEDGSIIRWWADTDRTAAEIARYSPRDAVAFVRVERELKALAAYLQPFFLEPPPDLAATGVARLKEGWRVARRFRRMQGPEMARLIAFLTGSLGDFLDRHFESAAVKRMILANNVYGKHGGPYDPGSAGGLLFHLLAGGDDAVQGFNGHVMGGMGAITAAIASAARAHGAELVTDAPVASIRIDHARATGVTLADGRTVSARAVLSNADPKRTFLGLVAPEHLADDFRRDIAAIRMAGPCAKLNLVLSGEPTVPGRPADATPAERSLLSITPSLEGAQRIAEAARRGAIADELWIDCVLPSLVDPGLCPPGQQVMTCFIQYLPFDLAEGDWDGRREELIDRIVAQIARHMPDLPGLIVARRLLSPLDLERTYDLTEGNIFHGDLNLGQLFSMRPVPGYSQYRSPIAGLYLCGAGAHPGGGVTGAPGHNAAQAVLKDLGRRR
- a CDS encoding aromatic ring-hydroxylating oxygenase subunit alpha — translated: MEPSLPSDAYVTAAGFAADAARILTRDWFCAGRVEDVAAPGDHVVLEIAGESILVTRTRTGDLRAFYNVCRHRGSSLCDGANDARWGVSLNGGVVGGVIRCPYHGWSYGLDGALLATPQMRVDKAAFGLHPVGVETWGGFLFLNLTPATAADLADALGEAPRRLGNYPLADLRTGRTIRYDVAANWKLILENYNECYHCAGVHPELCDLVPGFREAGGSQLDWEAGISHRPGATTYTASGTTARATFPGLTAEEQVRHKGELLYPNLMLSVSSDHAAAFLLWPLAADRTRIECRFLFHRDEIARDGFDPADAVDFWDMVNRQDWAVCERVQRGMGARVHDHGWYSPMEDASLDIRRYVARHAE
- a CDS encoding tetratricopeptide repeat-containing sulfotransferase family protein, which gives rise to MTTGNARPREATGTLEAAIAHTRLLLARDPALALAQTEEILRVVREDSAALLLRGQALAALGRAREAVTALRRAAERDRGSAGVWRALADQLVLTGDGAAADAAYARAIRASVHVPVLIEAAEALVDNRLAVAERLLKPHLKAHPTDVAAIRMLAELAGRIGRNADAEALLRRAIELAPSFAPARFNLATLLYRTNQLPAALEQLRRLAAEEPGNAAYRNLAAAALAQLGDTAEAIDHFEAVLGAHPDYTRIRLSYGHALKTVGRQGDSVAAYRRCIADAPGFGEAWWSLANLKTVRLGDDDVAAMTAALALPTLSPEDRLHLHFALGKAEEDAGRVEAAFGHYATANRLRLELVPYDPAETCERVDRTIALFTGPFLAARVSQGCPAPDPIFVLGMPRAGSTLIEQILASHPRVEGTQELPDIQMMAQRLGLDAPYPACLATLNAAALRALGEEYLDRARAHRKTDRPFFVDKMPNNWLHIGLIQLILPNARIVDARRHPIACGFSNFKQHFARGQAFAYDLGHMGRYYADYVRLMAHFDAVLPGRIHRVFHEALVADTESEVRRLLAALGLPFDPACLRFHETERPVRTASSEQVRRPISRSGIDAWRAFAPWLEPLRTALGPVVAEYPHP